A stretch of Gorilla gorilla gorilla isolate KB3781 chromosome 9, NHGRI_mGorGor1-v2.1_pri, whole genome shotgun sequence DNA encodes these proteins:
- the ARFIP2 gene encoding arfaptin-2 isoform X1, whose translation MTDGILGKAATMEIPIHGNGEARQLPEDDGLEQDLQQVMVSGPNLNETSIVSGGYGGSGDGLIPTGSGRHPSHSTTPSGPGDEVARGIAGEKFDIVKKWGINTYKCTKQLLSERFGRGSRTVDLELELQIELLRETKRKYESVLQLGRALTAHLYSLLQTQHALGDAFADLSQKSPELQEEFGYNAETQKLLCKNGETLLGAVNFFVSSINTLVTKTMEDTLMTVKQYEAARLEYDAYRTDLEELSLGPRDAGTRGRLESAQATFQAHRDKYEKLRGDVAIKLKFLEENKIKVMHKQLLLFHNAVSAYFAGNQKQLEQTLQQFNIKLRPPGAEKPSWLEEQ comes from the exons ATGACGGACGGGATCCTAGGGAAGGCAGCCACAATGGAGATCCCTATCCACGGGAACGGCGAAGCCAGGCAGCTTCCTGAAGATGATGGGCTGGAGCAG GACCTCCAGCAGGTGATGGTGTCAGGACCCAACCTCAATGAAACCAGCATTGTGTCTGGTGGCTATGGGGGCTCTGGTGATGGACTCATCCCCACAG GGTCTGGCCGCCATCCATCTCACAGCACCACTCCTTCTGGCCCTGGAGATGAGGTGGCTCGGGGCATTGCTGGAGAAAAGTTTGACATCGTCAAGAAATGGGGCATCAACACCTATAAG TGCACAAAGCAACTGTTATCAGAACGATTTGGTCGAGGCTCACGGACTGTGGACCTGGAGCTAGAGCTGCAGATTGAGTTGCTGCGTGAGACGAAGCGCAAGTATGAGAGTGTCCTGCAGCTGGGCCGGGCACTGACAGCCCATCTCTACAGCCTGCTGCAGACCCAGCATGCACTGGGTGATGCCTTTGCTGACCTCAGCCAGAAGTCCCCAGAGCTTCAG GAGGAATTTGGCTACAATGCAGAGACACAGAAACTACTATGCAAGAATGGGGAAACGCTGCTAGGAGCCGTGAACTTCTTTGTCTCTAGCATCAACACATTGGTCACCAAGACCATGGAAGACACGCTTATGACTGTGAAACAGTATGAGGCTGCCAG GCTGGAATATGATGCCTACCGAACAGACTTAGAGGAGCTGAGTCTAGGCCCCCGGGATGCAGGGACACGTGGTCGACTTGAGAGTGCCCAGGCCACTTTCCAGGCCCATCGGGACAAGTATGAGAAGCTGCGGGGAGATGTGGCCATCAAGCTCAAGTTCCTGGAAGAAAACAAG ATCAAGGTGATGCACAAGCAGCTGCTGCTCTTCCACAATGCCGTGTCCGCCTACTTTGCTGGGAACCAGAAACAGCTGGAGCAGACCCTGCAGCAGTTCAACATCAAGCTGCGGCCTCCAGGAGCTGAGAAACCCTCCTGGCTAGAGGAGCAGTGA
- the ARFIP2 gene encoding arfaptin-2 isoform X2 has protein sequence MVSGPNLNETSIVSGGYGGSGDGLIPTGSGRHPSHSTTPSGPGDEVARGIAGEKFDIVKKWGINTYKCTKQLLSERFGRGSRTVDLELELQIELLRETKRKYESVLQLGRALTAHLYSLLQTQHALGDAFADLSQKSPELQEEFGYNAETQKLLCKNGETLLGAVNFFVSSINTLVTKTMEDTLMTVKQYEAARLEYDAYRTDLEELSLGPRDAGTRGRLESAQATFQAHRDKYEKLRGDVAIKLKFLEENKIKVMHKQLLLFHNAVSAYFAGNQKQLEQTLQQFNIKLRPPGAEKPSWLEEQ, from the exons ATGGTGTCAGGACCCAACCTCAATGAAACCAGCATTGTGTCTGGTGGCTATGGGGGCTCTGGTGATGGACTCATCCCCACAG GGTCTGGCCGCCATCCATCTCACAGCACCACTCCTTCTGGCCCTGGAGATGAGGTGGCTCGGGGCATTGCTGGAGAAAAGTTTGACATCGTCAAGAAATGGGGCATCAACACCTATAAG TGCACAAAGCAACTGTTATCAGAACGATTTGGTCGAGGCTCACGGACTGTGGACCTGGAGCTAGAGCTGCAGATTGAGTTGCTGCGTGAGACGAAGCGCAAGTATGAGAGTGTCCTGCAGCTGGGCCGGGCACTGACAGCCCATCTCTACAGCCTGCTGCAGACCCAGCATGCACTGGGTGATGCCTTTGCTGACCTCAGCCAGAAGTCCCCAGAGCTTCAG GAGGAATTTGGCTACAATGCAGAGACACAGAAACTACTATGCAAGAATGGGGAAACGCTGCTAGGAGCCGTGAACTTCTTTGTCTCTAGCATCAACACATTGGTCACCAAGACCATGGAAGACACGCTTATGACTGTGAAACAGTATGAGGCTGCCAG GCTGGAATATGATGCCTACCGAACAGACTTAGAGGAGCTGAGTCTAGGCCCCCGGGATGCAGGGACACGTGGTCGACTTGAGAGTGCCCAGGCCACTTTCCAGGCCCATCGGGACAAGTATGAGAAGCTGCGGGGAGATGTGGCCATCAAGCTCAAGTTCCTGGAAGAAAACAAG ATCAAGGTGATGCACAAGCAGCTGCTGCTCTTCCACAATGCCGTGTCCGCCTACTTTGCTGGGAACCAGAAACAGCTGGAGCAGACCCTGCAGCAGTTCAACATCAAGCTGCGGCCTCCAGGAGCTGAGAAACCCTCCTGGCTAGAGGAGCAGTGA
- the ARFIP2 gene encoding arfaptin-2 isoform X3: MKPALCLVAMGALVMDSSPQRCLVYLREAGVRELDPLGSGRHPSHSTTPSGPGDEVARGIAGEKFDIVKKWGINTYKCTKQLLSERFGRGSRTVDLELELQIELLRETKRKYESVLQLGRALTAHLYSLLQTQHALGDAFADLSQKSPELQEEFGYNAETQKLLCKNGETLLGAVNFFVSSINTLVTKTMEDTLMTVKQYEAARLEYDAYRTDLEELSLGPRDAGTRGRLESAQATFQAHRDKYEKLRGDVAIKLKFLEENKIKVMHKQLLLFHNAVSAYFAGNQKQLEQTLQQFNIKLRPPGAEKPSWLEEQ, encoded by the exons ATGAAACCAGCATTGTGTCTGGTGGCTATGGGGGCTCTGGTGATGGACTCATCCCCACAG AGGTGTCTGGTGTATCTGAGAGAGGCTGGTGTCAGAGAACTTGATCCTTTAGGGTCTGGCCGCCATCCATCTCACAGCACCACTCCTTCTGGCCCTGGAGATGAGGTGGCTCGGGGCATTGCTGGAGAAAAGTTTGACATCGTCAAGAAATGGGGCATCAACACCTATAAG TGCACAAAGCAACTGTTATCAGAACGATTTGGTCGAGGCTCACGGACTGTGGACCTGGAGCTAGAGCTGCAGATTGAGTTGCTGCGTGAGACGAAGCGCAAGTATGAGAGTGTCCTGCAGCTGGGCCGGGCACTGACAGCCCATCTCTACAGCCTGCTGCAGACCCAGCATGCACTGGGTGATGCCTTTGCTGACCTCAGCCAGAAGTCCCCAGAGCTTCAG GAGGAATTTGGCTACAATGCAGAGACACAGAAACTACTATGCAAGAATGGGGAAACGCTGCTAGGAGCCGTGAACTTCTTTGTCTCTAGCATCAACACATTGGTCACCAAGACCATGGAAGACACGCTTATGACTGTGAAACAGTATGAGGCTGCCAG GCTGGAATATGATGCCTACCGAACAGACTTAGAGGAGCTGAGTCTAGGCCCCCGGGATGCAGGGACACGTGGTCGACTTGAGAGTGCCCAGGCCACTTTCCAGGCCCATCGGGACAAGTATGAGAAGCTGCGGGGAGATGTGGCCATCAAGCTCAAGTTCCTGGAAGAAAACAAG ATCAAGGTGATGCACAAGCAGCTGCTGCTCTTCCACAATGCCGTGTCCGCCTACTTTGCTGGGAACCAGAAACAGCTGGAGCAGACCCTGCAGCAGTTCAACATCAAGCTGCGGCCTCCAGGAGCTGAGAAACCCTCCTGGCTAGAGGAGCAGTGA